One part of the Phoenix dactylifera cultivar Barhee BC4 chromosome 4, palm_55x_up_171113_PBpolish2nd_filt_p, whole genome shotgun sequence genome encodes these proteins:
- the LOC103709976 gene encoding probable histone H2A.1 produces MAGRGKTLSSGSKKATSRSSKAGLQFPVGRIARFLKSGKYAERVGAGAPVYLAAVLEYLAAEVLELAGNAARDNKKTRIVPRHIQLAVRNDDELTKLLGSVTIASGGVMPNIHNLLLPKKSSSGKPSASDES; encoded by the exons ATGGCGGGCAGAGGGAAGACGCTCTCCTCGGGGTCGAAGAAAGCCACGTCGAGGAGCAGCAAGGCCGGGCTCCAGTTCCCCGTCGGCCGTATCGCCCGCTTCCTCAAGTCCGGCAAGTACGCAGAGCGCGTCGGCGCCGGCGCCCCTGTCTACCTTGCCGCCGTCCTCGAGTACCTTGCCGCCGAG GTGTTGGAGTTGGCGGGAAATGCGGCACGTGACAACAAGAAGACTCGGATCGTGCCGCGGCACATCCAGTTAGCGGTGAGGAACGACGACGAGCTGACGAAGCTGCTGGGTTCGGTGACCATCGCGAGCGGCGGCGTGATGCCCAACATCCACAACCTTCTCCTCCCCAAGAAGTCTTCCTCCGGCAAGCCCTCCGCATCCGACGAGAGCTGA
- the LOC103709995 gene encoding formin-like protein 11 translates to MIMGFRKHGFAVVCVILFHVLVPRGSAGRQRLFLGLRDFSLVQASPDINEDAVEQMWLDCGIDMKVIKELVTSFDDSFTKGSIPEAISLLPPEIKDTFLNCLSRQNFQWPVSKENSLRNWHAFYFESSGWHPVSRRCLADQPSPTASPALAPSPALLTSLSPGPGVEAPGYGPAPFSVPTPSSVPAPARPAPPNRFFQDVAPGGQSPPLFEFSPQAASVVSAEKENSSKMSVVIAVVLTAAGTSFLAVGIFICYNRCRRNKGYSRYSQRDDRPLLSLSLSDFSGSSKKSSGRGNPIDPNKLGALPLKIDPSQNDHVSSLHISSAKAPASEVRSVISNLSTEAFNAPCNTPPKPPPPPPMPPVLKAAPSPPAPPPPPPNKKTGAPPPPPPKAVLPPRPPLARVHQPPSAGPKPPPGSPFGVNADSNAPKTKLKPFFWDKVLANPDQSMVWDQIKSGSFQFNEEMIESLFGYSSADKHKREGRESLLKDPSPQYVRILDPKKSQNLAISLKALSVRTEEVCDALMEGNELPTELIQTLLKMAPTADEELRLRLYTGDHAQLGPAEQFIKALVDIPFAYQRLDALLFMSSLPEEALSIKESFSTLEIACTELRNSRLFLKLLEAVLKTGNRMNDGTYRGGAQAFKLDTLLKLADVKGTDGKTTLLHFVVQEIIRSEGVRAVRLAREQSGSISSMNSDDFIDDAYQDSEDHYRKLGLKVVSVLGEQLENVKKAASLDADALTSAVASLGHRLVKTKEFLNTCMKSMEEESGFHSSLKCFVEQAEAGVTSILEEEKRIRSLVKTTVDYFHGSAGKEEGLRLFVIIRDFLGMVDKACKEVRELPKKVTKTPSRETATPSPMRDPRPDPRQLLFPAIKDRRVDSSSSDDDES, encoded by the exons ATGATAATGGGTTTCAGGAAGCACGGATTCGCCGTCGTTTGCGTGATCTTGTTTCATGTTCTTGTGCCGAGAGGATCGGCGGGCAGGCAGCGGCTGTTCTTGGGTTTGAGAGATTTTTCTTTGGTGCAGGCGTCTCCGGATATAAATGAAGATGCG GTGGAACAAATGTGGCTTGATTGTGGTATAGATATGAAAGTCATAAAAGAACTTGTGACAAGCTTTGATGACTCATTTACCAAAGGCAGCATACCGGAAGCCATCTCTCTTCTTCCCCCAGAAATTAAGGACACCTTTCTAAATTGTTTGAGCAGGCAAAACTTCCAGTGGCCTGTCTCCAAAGAGAACAGTCTGCGAAATTGGCATGCCTTTTATTTTGAGTCATCAGGCTGGCATCCTGTTTCAAGAAGGTGTTTGGCTGATCAACCTTCTCCAACTGCATCACCCGCATTGGCACCATCTCCAGCTCTTTTAACATCTCTATCCCCAGGCCCTGGAGTTGAAGCACCTGGTTATGGTCCAGCACCATTCTCTGTTCCCACACCATCATCTGTTCCGGCACCTGCAAGGCCAGCACCTCCTAATCGATTCTTCCAAGATGTTGCTCCTGGTGGCCAATCTCCTCCACTATTTGAATTTAGTCCCCAGGCAGCTTCAGTTGTATCTGCAGAGAAGGAAAACAGCAGTAAAATGTCAGTTGTTATTGCTGTTGTTCTAACAGCAGCTGGGACATCTTTTCTTGCAGTAGGCATCTTTATTTGCTATAACAGATGCCGAAGAAACAAAGGCTACTCAAGATACAGCCAAAGGGATGATAGGCCGCTTTTGAGTTTAAGTTTGAGCGACTTCTCTG GTTCTTCAAAGAAGTCTTCAGGCCGAGGAAATCCGATTGACCCAAATAAGTTGGGGGCTTTGCCTTTAAAAATTGATCCTAGCCAAAATGACCATGTCTCATCTTTACATATAAGCTCAGCTAAAGCTCCAGCATCTGAAGTGCGCTCAGTAATTTCCAACTTGTCCACCGAGGCTTTTAATGCACCATGCAATACTCCACCCaaaccaccacctcctccacccATGCCTCCTGTTCTGAAGGCTGCTCCCTCCCCTCCTGCTCCACCACCTCCACCACCCAATAAAAAGACTGGTGCACcccctccaccaccaccaaaaGCTGTTTTACCTCCTCGTCCGCCATTAGCAAGAGTGCATCAGCCACCATCAGCTGGGCCAAAACCACCTCCTGGCTCGCCATTTGGTGTGAATGCTGACAGTAATGCACCAAAAACCAAGCTGAAGCCATTCTTCTGGGACAAAGTTCTTGCAAACCCTGATCAGTCGATGGTCTGGGATCAGATTAAATCGGGTTCCTTCCA GTTCAATGAggagatgatagaaagtctatttGGTTACAGCTCTGCTGATAAGCACAAGAGGGAAGGAAGGGAGTCATTACTCAAAGATCCATCTCCTCAATATGTTCgaattcttgatccaaaaaagtCACAGAATTTAGCAATTTCATTAAAGGCACTGAGTGTGAGAACTGAAGAAGTTTGTGATGCACTTATGGAAG GAAATGAGCTTCCTACGGAGTTAATCCAGACATTGCTGAAAATGGCTCCTACTGCTGATGAAGAGCTTCGGCTCAGACTATATACTGGCGATCATGCCCAACTTGGACCTGCAGAACAGTTCATAAAGGCGCTGGTGGACATCCCTTTTGCTTACCAACGGTTAGATGCATTGCTTTTCATGTCTTCTCTACCTGAGGAAGCCTTGAGCATTAAGGAATCATTTTCAACATTAGAG ATAGCTTGTACGGAGCTCAGAAATAGTCGCCTATTTTTAAAGCTATTAGAAGCTGTTCTTAAAACTGGCAATCGCATGAATGATGGTACCTACCGTGGAGGAGCACAAGCCTTCAAACTCGACACACTCCTGAAGCTGGCAGATGTCAAAGGAACTGATGGGAAGACAACATTGTTGCATTTCGTTGTCCAAGAGATTATCAGATCTGAAGGTGTGCGTGCTGTTCGTCTGGCCAGGGAGCAGAGTGGGAGCATCTCCAGCATGAACTCAGAtgattttattgatgatgcttacCAAGATTCTGAAGACCATTACCGTAAACTTGGCCTTAAAGTTGTTTCAGTTTTAGGCGAACAACTTGAGAATGTCAAGAAGGCAGCAAGTTTGGATGCCGATGCTTTAACCAGTGCAGTGGCAAGTCTTGGCCATAGGCTGGTGAAAACAAAAGAGTTCCTGAATACATGCATGAAGAGCATGGAAGAGGAAAGTGGGTTTCACAGCTCACTAAAGTGCTTTGTAGAGCAAGCTGAAGCTGGTGTCACTTCCATACtggaggaagaaaagagaatAAGATCATTGGTGAAGACCACAGTTGATTATTTCCATGGAAGTGCCGGGAAGGAGGAGGGATTGCGTCTGTTTGTGATTATCCGGGATTTCCTTGGTATGGTAGACAAGGCATGCAAAGAAGTGAGAGAATTACCAAAGAAAGTAACAAAAACACCAAGTAGAGAAACAGCAACGCCTTCACCTATGCGAGATCCACGACCAGATCCAAGACAGCTGCTTTTTCCAGCAATAAAGGATCGACGGGTTGATAGTTCCAgttctgatgatgatgagagcTAA
- the LOC103709975 gene encoding uncharacterized protein LOC103709975, giving the protein MGASLQIIKPVTMGRSGGLIICLLILSTDVVAGILGIEAEIAQNKGKHLRVFLLECKEPVHQAYNLGLAAAVLLAFAHAIANVLGGCMCICSRDEFLRSSANKQMAAGTLILSWIIVIVGFAMLIIGAISNAKSRVSCSLLHHHFLSIGGILCFVHGLFCVSYYVSADAAKRE; this is encoded by the exons ATGGGAGCATCTTTACAAA TTATCAAGCCTGTAACAATGGGAAGGTCAGGAGGTCTGATCATCTGCCTTCTGATTTTGAGCACAGATGTAGTGGCCGGTATACTCGGAATCGAAGCTGAGATAGCTCAAAACAAG GGGAAGCACCTGCGGGTGTTCCTCCTTGAGTGCAAAGAGCCAGTCCATCAGGCTTACAACCTTGGACTTGCAGCAGCTGTGCTCCTGGCATTTGCTCATGCCATTGCAAATGTACTTGGTGGATGCATGTGTATCTGCTCCAGGGATGAGTTTCTCAGATCTTCTGCTAACAAGCAAATGGCTGCAGGAACCCTGATTCTATCATG GATCATCGTCATTGTTGGATTTGCAATGTTGATCATAGGAGCGATATCGAACGCCAAGTCAAGAGTTTCTTGCAGCCTTCTTCATCACCATTTCCTTTCAATTGGAGGGATCTTGTGCTTCGTTCATGGACTATTTTGTGTATCTTATTATGTCTCTGCTGATGCAGCCAAGCGAGAATAG